One segment of Planctomycetia bacterium DNA contains the following:
- a CDS encoding transposase: protein IVERTFNWLKRYRRIATKYEKTGQNFLGFFQLGSVMMLLR from the coding sequence CATCGTGGAGCGGACGTTCAACTGGCTCAAACGATACCGCCGTATCGCCACCAAGTACGAAAAAACTGGACAGAACTTCTTGGGGTTCTTCCAGTTAGGCTCTGTAATGATGCTGCTC